The DNA window CTGTGGAGACTCTCTGCAGCTTATCTGCACGGGcgcagacatgcagacagagcCAGAGCAAAATAAGTCTGCGGCAAAAGGTAAGGGGAATTTTAATCTATTGTGTTAAAGAgggagttttgtgttttttttctgcaaaacagactgtccctttcctttttctttttcggcAAACCtaccagcagagggagaagaggtGGTGCAAGACACACTGACACCAAACCTTCAACCCTTTGATGTCACTAATGAGGTGACTCACATGAGGCTGAGCAGGGAGACAGAGGTCCCCGAGCAGATGCCTGCTGCTGAGCTTCAGGTATCAGGTGACAggcagctgcaggtggagcgGGAGCCAGCGGCGCAGGAGCACGAAATCCCTGCTCCCGTGGGGCTTCATCAAAACCCCAGACTGGGCTACTCCACTCTGCCTCTGCCAAAGAAACCCGGTCCTCACCAGAAGTCCTTCGACCACCTCGCTTCCTCCTCCAAATACAGCACCGTGTCCTACCGCAAGATCCGCCGTGGCAACACCCGCCAGCAGATCGAGAAGTTTGAGTACATGATGATGAATTTGTAAGAGCAGGAAGATAAATACTACTGGACATTttccataacacacacacacacacacacaaaaaaaaaaatctgtctcacATGGTTTACATATTTAAGTTGTCAAAACTACTCACAGATGGTACTGAAAGTCTGTAATGTAACTCTCCACGTCACACGACTCTTAAATCACATTTCTAGCCAACAACCATCTCATACATAAGTactttgtttttgactgttttagGAGGGAAACGACTTGTTATCTAAAGCGGGTATTTGAACagtagataaaataaataagagcCTCAGGTCTGATAATCCTACAGATAGTAAGTAAGATGTAGTTCGCTGGTAGAGCTTCAGTATCTTAAAAGGTGCACAACTGTATGTCGTTTTGGGAAAGAAATTGACTGATTTCTTTGTGCcataacaaactaaataaactgttttcatgactgaataaacaaactgaacttagAGGAAAACCCAATTTCatatttgtttactttgtttgtatttggcagaccctgctgtcattctagcttcaaacagagatCTGAGgatcttcttttcctctgagaacagcttatttgTTCAATTGTGGaacaacatatatatatttatgagttcgtattattacctcagtaatgttgtaaatattaaaattctgagtttgaatttcttctccaaaactacacaatgcccTTACCGGGTGAGACTGAGAAGTGAAACTACTATGGGAAATATTTCTGAATGATTCactaaacatactgtacatacatgtcCTAATGAAGCAAATAAAAAGAGATCTATGCTATCAAAATCTTCATCTTCCTTACTCCATTCTACTTTCTTAAGACAAAAAAGCACTGCCTCCAATATGTGGTTAAACAGTTTGATAACAATCTTGAAATCACAGCACAGATTTATTGGGTATTTTGAACCAACACTTCCCTCTAGTGACGAGGAGAAATTCATACAAAAcaaggacatttttcacaacagaaCCTTCACCTACATAATTCATTGTTTAAAATCAGAGAAGCAGCTGTTTCACCCAAAGTGCCTCATCAAAAATAGTCTGTGACATCTGGAAAAGATGACATCTGTGTTCCATACAAGTGAATAAATTCTAAATTACATGCAATCAAAGTCATTATTCAGTCCctgcaaagcaaacaaaagcacaaaaaaaaacactttttacatCTCAAATTTAtgaggcacttttttttttttaaatctttggcTGTAACATGATGTTGAGCTCAAGAACTGACAAGATGGAGTGTTCTTCCACAGACATTCATCTGAAGCCCTTTAGTCATGCCAGTGTAGAGCAAACtctttataaaagaaaaagagaagattCCCTCTTTCCTCGGGCACTAGCGTTCAAACTCAAAGTCAGTCCATGCTGACATGATAAAAGGACATTAGAAACATTGCACATCCCTACCCCCTCCGCTTTACACCACTCATAAACTGCCACCAAGGTGCTTCCCACCTCCTCTGGACAGTCAGTGTAGTCTTGTCCTGTAGTGTGAGGTCTCCACAGTCTGTGTTCTGTCAGATACAACTCTTTCCTCAAGTCTCATCACAGAGTGTAGTAGTGTGTGAACTGCCACTTTTGGAAGGCATTGCTGGTTTCACAGGGGTTCAGGCGAAGAGTGTCGCCCTGAGGCCCCGCCTCCAGGCACATGTGGTGGGACACAAACTCTGCTATAAGGTGCTCCGcctttgcaaaaacaaaacaggaagtgtaatCAGTGAACAAGACAGCAGCATTTTCATTCCTACAGAATTAGAAGCAGGTTGGTCCTGTTTGAAATTCAGAGACTAAAATTAGcgtcaagaaaaacaaaaggaatgtAGACAAAGCAAACCCAACCTACCAGAGCAGAGTTGGACGATTTGTGGAACCAGCGTTGTTCAGCCCTTGTGTTGTCACATTCCTGTAAAGCAAAGCCGCTGCCCTTGCTTTGGGGAGCGACACATACGTCCTGCTGGCGAAAGTTTCTCATCCAGGTGTAATTAAAGTGCTGActctgagagaaagagagagaggagtgtcGAGGATATAATTAGGcttcatgaaaaaatgaaagatttcGAAAGATGGCTCAGAGAGGCTGTTCTGAATCCAAGAGGACCACATTTAGACAGGCTTGGCCTTGTCTTTGGACTCCACCCTTGTTTATCGTGGCTTGGGTCCTGCCTGGATTTGTCCTGATCTTGGTCTAATCCTGGATATTTTTGTTATGGCCCCCTACAATTACCACAGTCACAAAGCCAGGATTGTACTATCTGTGCATGTTTTCCTAAGAAAGACTATGAAATGTTGAAGAAATATCATCAAGCTGCGACAAGGAACTTCCATACAAGTTGATTCTGGAGGCCCCTGCGTTTACAAGCGGTGTGAGCACCATCTCCGCCTATGGTAAATATCTTAATAAATCATAATAGATAATACTTAAGTTGGCGTGATCACTGTTATGTCACAGATGTCTTGACTTATCTCTTCTCAGttccttttcttgtttcctgTGCTAGCATCTCATGAGGTGAGAAAtaagacgaggaggagaagcaagtcataaaaaactgttttaattttatgagTTATACGACCCGGATAAAGGACTTACCGCACCAAGAACAATCACTGTAAAAATAACCATAGTGATAACAGTTTGAGCATCCACACTGATGAACGCTACAGTTCTGTGGACAGTGTGAATTTTTGTTACACTTTTGTATGAGTCAACATCAATTATCCTGGCGATTGTCAAAGAGGACATGAGTATAGACAAAGCAAACTCCAGATACCTCATCACCTGCCGAAGACTGATTGGCAGTATGTCGTAATATGTTATACAATCATTTAATACgaataaatacaaatatccAAGAATGAGTTATTTTAATAGACAATCTAAAAAGTGTCTCTTAAATGCCATCAATTAGAACAATGTCCCCAAAACCAGACTAGGTGATGGCCATGTAAATTTGGAAGgattttgattggctgtcagtgtttctatcCTCTATCAAATCACTCTGAAAATGATCACCACAATATCGTTCCCCACTGTCATTGTCTATATAGCTGTGTTGAAGACACAGATagttgaaaaatatttattttttggttttgttatCATTCTGTGTGTTGACAGCCCTTAAATCTGAATCCGACCTGGTGACAGGCATTCAAAGTAATTATAATGACGATATAGAAAAGGGCATTCTTGtcgctgatggtcttgtttgcttgtGTAGGTCATCTAGAGGAATCGGTATTAAATCATGAATGTTTCATAAACTGTTAACAATTGTAATACAATAAAGACGCCTACCTGCTTGCTGAGATCACAAGTCTCAAACAGCAGAGAGCCTTTCTGCAGACTGAGGCATTTCCTTAAGCCACGGTTAAGGatctgcaagaaaaaaatgaaaacaatttcaCAGAAGTGAAACAACAGAGctgcaaacatttgtttaatcatGACAGCAGGCCTTGTTGCCGTTTTAATTTCCTTGAATGAATCCTGACACAAAGCTTTAATAGACAGCTACTCTTTGTTCCAAAGGAGCACAATCACAGTCTCTGTTTGGGTCGATTTAGTGAAAAGGTTCCCAACAGAGATAACAATAGCTTCATAGAGAGAAAGAATAACAAGCTTTCTTCTATAAGAGCTGTTTTAGGGAAAAGTAAACAGAGATTACTCATGTACTTACTAGGCCTTCAGCTTTAACTAAGGGAGCCTTCATATCTGGATACACGTTGTCCAGATACCACTTGAAGCTCTTGCATTTCAGCCTCTTTCTCAGCTCGATCTGATCGGTGAGGTTGCCGATGACCATGGCCTTTTTTTCCACCAAGTGATGGTACCCGTGACCGTAGAAGAGGTCCTTATACTCGTCCAGCCAGACCTCCGCCACCCTCGCCAGGTTACGCTCCACCGTCTTCTGCCTGTCCTTGGGGAATTTGTAAGGATTCTGTCCTCGGAAGATGTGACCCACTCGAGAGCAGGGGATGATCTCGATTTCCCCTCCACACATCCAGATCTGTTCGTTTAGAAATAGTAATAGGTGTCACGTGAGAGATGTTCTAGGGAGTTCCCAAACACCTGTGGTTTGAATTCATATGAGTGAGATACCTTAAATGAAATCTCCATGTTCTCCCCACCCCACACATCGAGGCCAGGATCATAGGCACCAAGCTCATAGAAGTACTTCTTGTCTATGGAGAACAGGCCTCCAGCCATAACTGGACACCTGAGAGAAgaaattacagtaaatatacagaagaaaataaaaataaataaatgaataaaataataatgataatatcaaATTACTATGAAAATCTAATGTCTATGTACCTGATGGGATCTGAGATTGTCATGTTGTGCTTCTTAATGTACTCATCTGGTATCGCGCTCCAGCCAAACACCAAAGGCCACTTGAAAATACCTCTCTGGAAGTTGTCAACCAGCATATAACTGCGGAGAAAGAGCGAGAACAGAAGCTCCAGTGTCATACAATAAACATTcctgatgaaaacatgacaacacCACGTGTATGGCATCTCTGTTACTCTAATATGACAGCGTTGAGTCACCTCATGTCCTTATCACTGATGACTTCAATAACTGGACAGGGCACCTTCTTGCGATCCAGATACACTCGCTCCAGCAGCGGCTCCAGCCAGCCCACATTACATTCAACATGGGAATCGAGGAAGGTAAGAACCTCACCTAGATTAGAGAAGAgcaaacatcctgctgcagttaaacaaacaagacatacaAGTGATTTAATAGTGCAACCCTTGGAGGACGTGACAAAGAGTTCTTTGAAAAGTTCGTTTTATGCATGGAAATGAGACAAATAGTAGAAAATGGTGAATACACAAGATAGCTGGTGCAAGTTTGAGTTGGTTTTgtaaaaaattataaataaataaaaaaatgtgcaaatcaaTGTGACCCATCAATGATGTTGCTCGTGTTCTAGTACTTTTCTAGTACTCTTttgttattctatttttaaagcatttcttATTCTTTCCTTTTAACATTCTGCAAATAATCCTAGAGAGGAGATAAAACGCCCTgtaaactgtttgtttattggcATTGTGCCTCTCTCTATGTCATATTATTAAGCATGATAACATGTAAGCTTGTGCAATGACAGAAACCACATTGCAAATTCTAGGAGTGTTGACATCTTGCACAAATCACACAGTTATAACACACTGCAGTTTGCATAAAAGGAGTAAATAACTCATCAAATTAACATACTAGTGTTTTCAATGTAACATTCATAAAAGAGTACCAAGTTTGATATGTCATAATAATGTGAATTCTGttgctgcttttaaatgaaccATTCCTCTACCACCTTtacacatatgtatgtatataccAAACATTACAGACACTGATGACATTAATTAATCCAAGCAGTGATTACCTTCGGCTACAGCAGCTCCAGCCAGCCTGGCTCTGATCAGGCCCTGCCTCTCCTTCAGACGGACGATTCGCACTTTGGGGAACTGGGACATGTACTTATCCAGCGGCTCCTTCAGATTGGCTGACAAAATATTACACATGATCTCACAATGCTGACAACAGACACAAGTGCATATAGCTCACGATGTTAATTTCTGATTACAACCAATGAGGTTCAATTTAAACAAACTACTAGAAACCAAATAATTCCTAAACCTCTATTACCAGCTATGTACTGTAATATAGTTTATATTGATATATGAGCGGACATACTTTGTGTTGCAATGTTAACCTTTACAGATGACTTAAACATTCTAAATATTATCATGTGATCCAGACTTGTTCAGCTGAGGACTTTTTTTAGCTACATTTAACAGCTATAACTGACAATATCAGCGTATAAAAGATATCAGTATTGGCATATGCTGgtgaaaatatgtcaaatatttgaGCAGGTTGTGTTGGAACTGCACCACTATTAAATAGTCTGTCCAACTGCGAGGACAGGGACAGTGTTAATATATGCACATGTTAAAATCAGTGGATGAGTTTTTGTGACCAGTGTTCTTCATCCTTGTGTCTCATGCTATTCTTTCCAGTCTTACTTATTTTCTGATAGTTTGTCTGTCCATTGTGGTCACACCTCATTCACACTAAGAGGCCATCTATGGGGCAGACACTCGCTCATCTATTTGGCTGATGAAGGTTcagtgcttttttaaaagagaGGACTGTCAAATTTATAATCAAGTGTAAAATGTCTCGCTCAGTACATCATTCTTTGTAACAACTCTCAAATTTTGTGCTTTCTTTGGCCTTGAATAACACAGTTTCTGCAAAACTCCAGTGTTAAATAAAGACTGCACTCTAAAATAAACATGAGCGTAAAAGAAGGCTCTTAAGTAACACATTTATTGCAAAATATGCTTTGATTGAAATATTACTAAAAAAATTTAACAAAGGCATTAAACTTTTTCCCAAAAAGACCTATAAAGCCAGAGACATTAATGACCATTTTGGGTAAAGAGGCGCAAGAAACTTCAATGTAGTCACAAGAGTGAGGAATaattataaaacaaaaggaTCCTATTAGTGCTGCTCACATTAAGTTTGCCCACAAAAGTTCAAGCTTTAAACAAGGATTATGCCGGTAAATGTGATCTCTTTTTGACCAGCCGAAAGCAAATGACCTCTGAAATGAATTTTGGTAGCAATTTAATTGTGCtttagctgcagctgtcagttcTAATCCCCACTGTGGAGACCCATTCAAGCTGACAGTTACCTTTGGTGCTGAAATCATCCACCAGAATGATCTCTTTGAGGAGGTGTGGCGGCGATCTGTTAAGCACACTGTGCACAGAGCGGATGAGTGTGGACCACACTTCATCCACgaaacagaaaatcacactGGTGGAGGGCAAGTCGTCGTGGACCAGATTCTGTGCacacctgaaaaacacagcaaggaaaaaaaaaaaaaaaagtcagcgtgGCTATCAGAGTTCTGAGACAAAAAATGTGCAGAGGACTAACGACTTACATCTCTGGCCTGGTGTCCGGGATGGCGCGGTCCACTGGGATCTTATCGCTCAGGTAGACATTGAAATGCCCTTCGTCCCATCTCTTCCTCACCTCTGTGTCTTCGTTGCTGGAAACGAGTGCTGCCTGACCAAACTGACCCACAGCGTTGGGATTTCTGGGAGAAAGAGTTGCATCCAGAGCCAGCACTTTATGGACACCTGACTTCCCTTTTGAGTTACTTTCAGAGTTGTTTCCCGCCTGGGTCTTGACTGCTGGTTTCGGGATCTCCTTCACTGGATTCACGTCGCTCTCGCCCATCCTCTCAACATGTTTCTCCCCTGCTTTATCAGTTACGTGCTCGGCATTTACATCCTTCTGTGGAGGTTTGGATGTTGCTTTAACAGGGCGTGCCTCCTCTGCCTCAGACTGGCCCTCTTTTGTTCCAGTCTTGCTCTTGGGTTCATCTTTGACTTTTTCGTTTGCCTTTGAATCGCTTTGCTCACCAGCTTTTAAGAGTCCCTTCTTTGACGTTGGTAGTGaagcatgtttgttttcctgaacACCAGGTAGCACCAGGGTTTTATTAGACTCTGCTACAGGCAACATGATTTTATTAGAGCCATCTATGACATTACTTTCCTTGAATTTTGTCTCATTCAGATCCAAGTTTACTACCTTTTTCTTTGCAGGGACATCCTGCTTTGGTGGGACATTATCTTTACCTTCAGGGGGGACATACTTAGGTTTGACAGTCTTGGAAAGTTCATCTCCCTCTAACTTTTTATCCCACAACTTTTGGTCTTTTCTCTTGCCTCCTTGTCTGTACACTTGGGCTAGTTTGCCGCCTGGACCGAGTGGTCCTTTCCCAGCTTGTGCCCCATCCAGGTCCACCCTCTCGACCGGGTGTTTAAAGCCCCTCTTCGTCAGCTGTGTGGTCCTGGACTGCTGCTTGAAAATCTCCCTTTCTCTTATCACGCTCTCCTTCAGCAGCTGACTGTTCACGTCGTTCAATGACATGCGGAGTGCAGCCAtgtcaaacagcagccagaTGACAGAGGCAATGAACACAAACGCGAGTACCCTCCCACTCCCCCTTAAGTATCTCCTAACCTTCATCATTGTTGAgcttgcttgtttgtttgtttttaatcaaaggAAATCGGCGTGAAAATGCAGAAAACGTCAAAGTGTCATGCTGTGAGGGCCACTTCTGGGTTTGCCTTTCTTTGGAGAAGTTAGCTGCCTGCGTGGCATGCTAAAAAAGTAAGGAGCAGCAGCGGTAGTCGCTGTTGTCAGTCAGAAAATACCGCAGGGCTTGACACCCATGGCTCCGGCGGAGAGGCACAATGTGAAGTTATTTTCTCATACCGTGTCGCTCCGGACATCTTCAGCCGCCGGGGGACATCAGTTTTGACGTCCGTTCGCGCAAAGTTCACCCCAACTTCTGCGTCGCTAAAAAACAAAGTAAGCTCCAGTTGTCGGTACCTTCTCTGAAATCTCCACGCCACAACTTTGACCGACACACAAGTTTTGTATGAGGACGTAGCAGCCAACTTCCACCTTGTCAGTAAACTCTGATTGGACAGATTGACAGGGAAGTCTCGGCCTACACGGAGCTAACAGCAAGCTAGCCGGAGAGAGCTAGCGCGCTACAGGAAGTGCGGCGCtgtgccttcaaaataaagcaccCAATGGACATCGTGTTCCAGGTAGATAGGCAGTCATGAATGCACTAAAATGTTGGCTTTACCGGCTGTTTTGGATATTTAGGTCATAAATGTATAATAGCTACCAAATTGATGCTGTTGGCAGAGATATCTAGATGGCTTAGAAGTCAAGAATAAGCAACGTGGAATTGTTTCCCCACAGGTaactggtttgtttgtttctccttcattattattattattttttttatattatagtGCTTGTATTGTATTAGGTTAAGTACAGTTCTTCACAATAGTATTTAGAAATATTCACCCTGATGATGACCATTtgctgtgttgactgagagCTCCAG is part of the Acanthopagrus latus isolate v.2019 chromosome 9, fAcaLat1.1, whole genome shotgun sequence genome and encodes:
- the LOC119025493 gene encoding polypeptide N-acetylgalactosaminyltransferase 5, which encodes MMKVRRYLRGSGRVLAFVFIASVIWLLFDMAALRMSLNDVNSQLLKESVIREREIFKQQSRTTQLTKRGFKHPVERVDLDGAQAGKGPLGPGGKLAQVYRQGGKRKDQKLWDKKLEGDELSKTVKPKYVPPEGKDNVPPKQDVPAKKKVVNLDLNETKFKESNVIDGSNKIMLPVAESNKTLVLPGVQENKHASLPTSKKGLLKAGEQSDSKANEKVKDEPKSKTGTKEGQSEAEEARPVKATSKPPQKDVNAEHVTDKAGEKHVERMGESDVNPVKEIPKPAVKTQAGNNSESNSKGKSGVHKVLALDATLSPRNPNAVGQFGQAALVSSNEDTEVRKRWDEGHFNVYLSDKIPVDRAIPDTRPEMCAQNLVHDDLPSTSVIFCFVDEVWSTLIRSVHSVLNRSPPHLLKEIILVDDFSTKANLKEPLDKYMSQFPKVRIVRLKERQGLIRARLAGAAVAEGEVLTFLDSHVECNVGWLEPLLERVYLDRKKVPCPVIEVISDKDMSYMLVDNFQRGIFKWPLVFGWSAIPDEYIKKHNMTISDPIRCPVMAGGLFSIDKKYFYELGAYDPGLDVWGGENMEISFKIWMCGGEIEIIPCSRVGHIFRGQNPYKFPKDRQKTVERNLARVAEVWLDEYKDLFYGHGYHHLVEKKAMVIGNLTDQIELRKRLKCKSFKWYLDNVYPDMKAPLVKAEGLILNRGLRKCLSLQKGSLLFETCDLSKQSQHFNYTWMRNFRQQDVCVAPQSKGSGFALQECDNTRAEQRWFHKSSNSALAEHLIAEFVSHHMCLEAGPQGDTLRLNPCETSNAFQKWQFTHYYTL
- the LOC119025496 gene encoding uncharacterized protein LOC119025496 isoform X2, with the translated sequence METATSTMPPKAPRLTVDEDALASQVLELIGGFTLEALQTLKPEEREVWLMEEGDDSVFYSDEEEAHGDIKKKSPCEFGASGCKRLDNSVSADEPGEESITDRDNSAMEKGVTQQIILTERGEEWHPKAEPTDQTDALDPEEMSDLTPETSVSTCGDSLQLICTGADMQTEPEQNKSAAKEGEEVVQDTLTPNLQPFDVTNEVTHMRLSRETEVPEQMPAAELQVSGDRQLQVEREPAAQEHEIPAPVGLHQNPRLGYSTLPLPKKPGPHQKSFDHLASSSKYSTVSYRKIRRGNTRQQIEKFEYMMMNL
- the LOC119025496 gene encoding uncharacterized protein LOC119025496 isoform X1 — its product is METATSTMPPKAPRLTVDEDALASQVLELIGGFTLEALQTLKPEEREVWLMEEGDDSVFYSDEEEAHGDIKKKSPCEFGASGCKRLDNSVSADEPGEESITDRDNSAMEKGVTQQIILTERGEEWHPKAEPTDQTDALDPEEMSDLTPETSVSTCGDSLQLICTGADMQTEPEQNKSAAKAEGEEVVQDTLTPNLQPFDVTNEVTHMRLSRETEVPEQMPAAELQVSGDRQLQVEREPAAQEHEIPAPVGLHQNPRLGYSTLPLPKKPGPHQKSFDHLASSSKYSTVSYRKIRRGNTRQQIEKFEYMMMNL